CAGACACCAGATCCAACATGATTGGGCGAAGTTTCCTACTCACCGCATGTCGCACAACTGCATTTCCGACGGCTTTGGAAACAATGAGGCCAAATCGTGGTGGGGAAGTGGTCAGATCTTTGATACTTGATACAGCGGTCAAAGTTTTAGTCTGAGCATCAGATGGCTTTGGAGATTTTTCGTGCTTTAAATGCACAACAACGGTGCCCCCACCTGCACGTTTACCCTTCCGAATTGTTTGACGAAACTCTTCGGAGTTGGTGATTTTGTGCTGTTGCGGGAGCACCGTTGTTATTACTTTGCGTTGTATGTGCGCTTAAGCGGTGAGCTTTGCACGACCCTTACGACGACGTGCAGCCACAATTGCGCGGCCAGCACGAGTGCGCATACGGATACGGAAGCCGTGCTTTTTCGCGCGACGACGGTTGTTCGGCTGGAACGTCCGCTTACCCTTGGTCACGGTAAACACTCCTAATGTAGGTGATAACAGGTGGGCCTTTTAGCTCAGCTTGAATAGCTGGGATAAAAAGAACACCCAAAGTTGGATGATGATAGTTAAGGAGCACATTCTTTAACACACCGGCATAATGCTGGAACAATAAGAAAGCACAAAACAGTCAGCGGAAGATCCGGTGATAGTTCTCTCCTTAAAAATGCACATTCAGTAGGAAGATACTGATGTGACAGACCTGTACAGACTACGTGAACTAACCAGCGCAAACCAAATCGACACGCTTGCACCCCCGCACCACCCCAATAATGACATTTTTGTAATTCACTTGCCGGTCAGGCTAAAAATTTTGCCCCTGCCTTGGGTGATGTTATCTATCCGTTATTTCATCGCTACTGTGAAGCCTAATTACATCCATAGCATTCGATGCATATGTAGACATTCCTCCAAACAAGCGAGTAACAATAGATTCTGACATTCTCATTCACAGGCTGTGCGAAACCATACCTGTGGATAACTTTGC
The nucleotide sequence above comes from Corynebacterium mustelae. Encoded proteins:
- the rnpA gene encoding ribonuclease P protein component — translated: MLPQQHKITNSEEFRQTIRKGKRAGGGTVVVHLKHEKSPKPSDAQTKTLTAVSSIKDLTTSPPRFGLIVSKAVGNAVVRHAVSRKLRPIMLDLVSELAPGDRLIIRALPPAATATSKELTADVQKALGKIKRRG
- the rpmH gene encoding 50S ribosomal protein L34 — protein: MTKGKRTFQPNNRRRAKKHGFRIRMRTRAGRAIVAARRRKGRAKLTA